A window of Primulina tabacum isolate GXHZ01 chromosome 4, ASM2559414v2, whole genome shotgun sequence contains these coding sequences:
- the LOC142541631 gene encoding 21.7 kDa class VI heat shock protein: MTSSKQLETRFEDSDPWKWCHPLKEDGFAALMNQENSTVHKIFGAGSFFSPLLFGKFFDPSDAFPLWEFEADALLSNPHNSNKKNVDWFQTDSDYVLIAQLLGIDNSNNIQVCVENGKIMEISGQWKQQRDQPREWMCSRWWEHGYVRRLELPEKTDWKKVEARLNNDVSLEIRVPKIPKNCDHSPQEN; the protein is encoded by the exons ATGACCAGTTCCAAGCAACTTGAGACCCGATTCGAAGATTCGGACCCTTGGAAATGGTGTCATCCATTGAAAGAAGACGGCTTCGCAGCATTGATGAACCAAGAGAATTCAACAGTGCATAAAATCTTCGGCGCAGGATCGTTCTTCAGCCCGTTGTTGTTTGGTAAATTCTTCGACCCCTCCGATGCTTTCCCTCTATGGGAATTTGAGGCAGATGCATTGTTGTCGAATCCCCATAACTCAAACAAGAAAAATGTCGACTGGTTCCAAACGGATTCTGATTATGTTCTGATAGCACAACTTCTCG GAATAGACAATAGCAACAATATTCAAGTTTGTGTTGAGAATGGAAAAATTATGGAGATCAGTGGTCAATGGAAGCAACAAAGAGATCAGCCGAGGGAGTGGATGTGCAGCCGCTGGTGGGAGCACGGCTACGTTCGGAGGCTCGAACTACCGGAGAAAACGGATTGGAAGAAAGTGGAAGCACGACTGAATAATGATGTATCCCTAGAGATAAGAGTCCCTAAAATCCCTAAAAATTGTGATCATTCACCACAAGAAAATTAG